The following coding sequences lie in one Trypanosoma brucei gambiense DAL972 chromosome 7, complete sequence genomic window:
- a CDS encoding translation initiation factor IF-2, putative, producing the protein MQSGLCHCVRRVAALGSVANLHHFTNLPSGFSVWTSRRWQSQSSRGQPGLQWQEGVVDPRYSSSGNMRRFNPDTVAHYVKATIQNDRREMGLGEVYDWHEFAKDAVYIPTRSGPLWVGSDDPRCAKFMRRRSKMQKTPQQKARPKPGPDPAKALEDHPLREYFTTATNLRDPLSTANNLHRAGLIREYDIKYTAAKVRYVPRPPVVSIMGHVDHGKTTLLDYLRKTNVASQEAGGITQNVGAFQVKTLGDTLVTFIDTPGHAAFTTMREVGATANDLIVLVVSAVDGVQPQTKEVIELAHKSGIPFVVACTKIDRQPRVENVKQQLRDCNVELEEDGGDTQFVPVCARDGRGVPELLEAIALQAELCEISTPKPSRCEVTVIETNGVNTTTEVAGIVRCGKVRAGQVLVAGMTYAVVRKVLDEHGQIIQEAGPSQPVVLHGFRVHPKPGSILLQVSSESHAQKFYHFMKEVYQAEGRREDYLQLLNQEQHGMLYARKPDNNLVRTYSTQAFVLSCKAATFGMLQALMKSIYEIPRLEGISTEIKVTEVGGLRDYDVALIGSSGQPGCILLYGGCKDTNTLDVPNHVTVIRFNVLYHGLEALKETLVGALPKITKIRVTAEAECLQVFRASQAGKSGNAGGMRVTKGTIIAAHLTFRVCRKAPLVKGTAETDGVSDNEGDGDEDMLGHRVVVYEGQIKELRRFKELVPSVELGLECGVIMQDEFQFRTGDILQQYETYEEPRDVAEEYQKAELREKIMRDTAAAEALLAESTGGEDKPTEESEVKTTI; encoded by the coding sequence ATGCAGTCGGGACTTTGTCATTGTGTGCGGCGCGTTGCCGCACTTGGTAGTGTCGCAAACTTACATCATTTCACCAACCTTCCCTCAGGATTTTCCGTTTGGACGTCACGGCGCTGGCAATCACAGAGCTCCCGCGGCCAACCCGGGCTGCAGTGGCAGGAGGGTGTGGTGGATCCGCGGTATTCTTCCTCTGGTAACATGCGGCGATTCAACCCGGATACAGTCGCACACTACGTGAAGGCGACTATTCAGAATGACCGGCGTGAGATGGGCCTTGGGGAAGTATACGACTGGCATGAGTTTGCGAAGGATGCTGTATATATTCCCACACGCTCCGGGCCGTTGTGGGTGGGGAGTGATGACCCCCGATGTGCCAAGTTCATGagacgccgcagcaaaatGCAAAAGACACCACAACAAAAGGCGCGACCAAAACCAGGTCCTGACCCCGCGAAGGCACTTGAGGATCACCCACTCAGGGAATACTTCACCACAGCCACAAACCTCCGCGACCCACTAAGCACGGCAAACAATCTGCACCGAGCGGGACTCATTCGTGAGTACGATATCAAGTATACAGCGGCTAAGGTTCGGTATGTACCACGCCCCCCTGTTGTCTCCATAATGGGTCATGTGGACCACGGCAAGACCACCTTGTTGGATTACCTTCGAAAAACAAATGTGGCCTCCCAGGAGGCTGGTGGCATCACACAAAATGTTGGGGCGTTTCAGGTGAAAACCCTTGGTGACACTCTCGTGACATTCATCGATACACCGGGCCACGCGGCGTTCACTACCATGCGTGAGGTGGGCGCCACAGCCAACGACCTTATCGTCCTCGTCGTGTCCGCTGTAGATGGGGTTcaaccacaaacaaaagaagtgaTTGAGCTTGCACACAAGTCAGGCATACCTTTTGTTGTCGCCTGCACCAAAATTGACCGACAACCAAGGGTGGAGAATGTGAAGCAGCAGCTGCGTGATTGCAATGTGGAACTTGAGGAGGATGGCGGCGACACGCAGTTTGTTCCGGTGTGCGCTCGGGATGGTCGGGGTGTTCCTGAGCTCCTTGAGGCCATCGCGTTGCAAGCCGAACTTTGCGAGATAAGTACGCCCAAGCCGTCAAGGTGTGAAGTAACTGTGATCGAAACAAATGGCGTTAACACGACAACTGAGGTAGCGGGTATTGTACGTTGTGGTAAGGTGCGTGCCGGTCAGGTGCTTGTAGCTGGTATGACGTACGCTGTGGTCCGAAAGGTTTTAGATGAGCACGGCCAGATTATACAGGAGGCCGGCCCGTCGCAGCCTGTAGTGCTGCATGGTTTTCGTGTCCACCCCAAGCCGGGATCGATCCTTTTGCAGGTGAGCAGCGAGTCTCATGCCCAAAAGTTTTATCACTTTATGAAGGAGGTTTACCAGGCGGAAGGGCGGCGGGAAGACTACCTGCAGTTACTAAATCAGGAACAGCACGGCATGTTATATGCACGTAAACCTGATAATAACCTTGTGCGTACGTACAGCACGCAAGCCTTTGTGCTCTCGTGTAAGGCCGCCACTTTCGGCATGCTGCAGGCGCTGATGAAATCCATCTATGAGATTCCTAGATTGGAAGGCATTTCCACAGAGATAAAAGTGACTGAGGTTGGTGGGTTGCGGGATTATGATGTTGCTCTCATTGGTAGTTCCGGGCAGCCTGGTTGCATTTTGTTGTACGGTGGTTGTAAGGATACCAACACGCTGGATGTTCCCAATCACGTGACGGTGATTCGATTCAATGTTCTGTATCATGGACTTGAGGCCTTAAAGGAGACATTGGTGGGAGCGCTGCCAAAGATAACGAAAATTCGTGTCACAGCAGAGGCAGAGTGTCTACAGGTGTTCCGCGCGTCGCAAGCCGGCAAGAGCGGGAATGCTGGTGGCATGCGGGTTACAAAAGGAACGATTATCGCAGCTCACCtcacttttcgtgtgtgtcgGAAGGCGCCCCTTGTCAAGGGCACTGCCGAAACTGACGGCGTTAGTGATAATGagggtgatggtgatgaagaTATGCTTGGCCACCGCGTTGTGGTGTATGAGGGGCAAATTAAGGAGCTACGTCGCTTTAAGGAGCTCGTCCCTTCCGTCGAGCTTGGGTTGGAATGCGGTGTAATTATGCAGGATGAATTCCAATTCCGCACAGGGGACATTCTCCAGCAGTATGAGACTTACGAGGAGCCACGTGATGTGGCTGAGGAGTACCAAAAGGCTGAGCTacgggaaaaaataatgcgtgacacagcagcagccgagGCACTGTTGGCAGAAAGCACGGGTGGGGAAGATAAACCCACTGAAGAATCCGAAGTGAAGACCACCATATGA
- a CDS encoding microtubule-associated protein 1A/1B, light chain 3, putative, producing the protein MPSHYRYQYTRSFAERAKETESARLRYPKHIPILCEPTSAASASTPRDVRLFSTRQQVQRELDCNKFLLPETATVMEFMMALRQRLLLEEGQAVFVFIGNELPPNSACLGDIYARAKDPDGFLYVSYGVENTFG; encoded by the coding sequence ATGCCTTCACACTACCGGTACCAGTACACACGTAGTTTTGCTGAACGCGCAAAGGAAACAGAATCCGCGCGCTTGCGCTACCCCAAACACATTCCCATCCTTTGCGAGCCCACTTCAGCCGCTAGCGCCTCTACACCGCGTGATGTGAGGCTCTTCTCCACACGGCAGCAGGTGCAGCGCGAGCTGGACTGTAATAAGTTTCTTCTCCCTGAAACTGCTACCGTTATGGAGTTCATGATGGCGCTGCggcagcggctgctgctaGAAGAGGGTCAAGCcgtatttgtgtttatagGAAATGAACTACCGCCGAACAGTGCCTGCTTGGGAGACATTTACGCAAGGGCAAAAGACCCTGATGGCTTTCTGTACGTGTCGTATGGTGTGGAAAATACATTTGGTTGA